Sequence from the Candidatus Saccharibacteria bacterium oral taxon 488 genome:
TTTTGCTGCTGAGTAATATCGGCGTTGTCGGTATGATACCGCTACTAGCACTGCTTGCCGTCACGCTATGGCGCAGTGGCCGATGGCTACTAAAACCGTGGGGGCGATTCGCCTTACTGCTAACAACGGCTATCGCTATCCACTTTTGGTTTTTTGGCAGCTTGATCAACTCGATGCATTGCCTTGCATGGATTGGTATTTTCTTGTATAATCACCCCAAAGGTCATGAAGAAGAACTCTGATTTTTACTTCAAATTGGTGTTGATCGGGCTGGACGTACTGGCGCTAGTTGGTGCGTTCACGGCGGCATACATCATGCGCGTATCACTCGACACGCGACCCTTCCATGTGCAAATCGGGGCGCTGGAGTTTATCACGTCGATTGTACTGATGCTGCCGCTGTGGGTTGTCTTGTTCTCGTTTTTTGGGTTATACGACCGTGAGCACTACATTCATCCGCTGCGCGAATTTTGGCGACTTGGTATGGCGGCGGTTTGTGGCATCATGATGATGATTTCCTTTAGCTTCTTTAGCAACACACCGCTCTTTCCGGCCAAGATGGTGGTGATTTATGCGCTGATCATCAGCTTTGTCATCTTGCTCATCCTGCGTAGCGCTGCCAATATCGTGCGGCTGCATCTGCTGCGCAAAAACATCGGCATCAAGCGTGTGGCGCTGGTCGGCAATGCCGAATCGACGCGAACGCTGGCCGAGTTTATCAGCGCCCACCCGTCAACCGGCTTTCACCTCAGTGCTATTATTTCTAAAGACGGACTAATCCCGCCACGGCTCAAGGGTTTGCGGCGTTCGACATTGGCATCGGCCTTGACTCGCGATAAAATTGACGCCATTATTCAGACCGACACTGCTCGCAGCGAAGCGCACTATAACTTGGCGGAGCAGCACTATCTTGATTTTTATCAAGCGCCAGCCCTCGACGGCCTGATGACGGCGCGCCATACGGTGGAGATTATCAATTCCGTGCCGCTAGCGTACATTCACCCAACACCGCTGGCTACCGGCTACGGACGCGTGGTCAAACGACTGATGGATCTCATCGGTGCGACCATTGGTATCATCATTACCTCGCCGATTATGCTGCTAGTGGCAATCGCTGTTAAGCTCGGTGACCCACGCGGCCCCGTGCTGATGCATGGGCAACAGCGGCGACGTTTAACCCAGTTTAATCGCCCATTCAAGGTGTATAAGTTTCGCTCGCACTACGCCAAGTTTGATGGCAAAACCGACGAGGAGGTGTTCACGATGATTGGCAAACCAGAGCTGATCAACGAATATCGGCAGAACGGCGACAAGCTCGATCATGACTTTCGCGTCACACCAGTCGGTCGTTTCATTCGCCGGTTTAGCCTCGACGAACT
This genomic interval carries:
- a CDS encoding exopolysaccharide biosynthesis polyprenyl glycosylphosphotransferase; amino-acid sequence: MKKNSDFYFKLVLIGLDVLALVGAFTAAYIMRVSLDTRPFHVQIGALEFITSIVLMLPLWVVLFSFFGLYDREHYIHPLREFWRLGMAAVCGIMMMISFSFFSNTPLFPAKMVVIYALIISFVILLILRSAANIVRLHLLRKNIGIKRVALVGNAESTRTLAEFISAHPSTGFHLSAIISKDGLIPPRLKGLRRSTLASALTRDKIDAIIQTDTARSEAHYNLAEQHYLDFYQAPALDGLMTARHTVEIINSVPLAYIHPTPLATGYGRVVKRLMDLIGATIGIIITSPIMLLVAIAVKLGDPRGPVLMHGQQRRRLTQFNRPFKVYKFRSHYAKFDGKTDEEVFTMIGKPELINEYRQNGDKLDHDFRVTPVGRFIRRFSLDELPQLFNVIKGDISLVGPRALVPHELSNYEKKHTLLTVKSGLTGLAVVSGRRSIGFEERRRLDLYYVQNWSLWLDITILLKTCLVIFKKES